The Glycine max cultivar Williams 82 chromosome 17, Glycine_max_v4.0, whole genome shotgun sequence genome contains the following window.
AAAATGACCTAGCAATAGCAATTACTAATTTCGGTTTACTTTCTATCACTCTGTTGCTTTATTGCACTAAGTTTCCAACTTATCTCTCCACTTAATCCCATAAAAGTtcgttttaaatttatatacatGATCTGGAGCAATTTGTTATGCCACTGATATATGTGAGTAGAGTACTCATTTGTTTTTTGGGTATGTAAGTCAATCATAATAATTTCTCAGGATTTCCAGTTCTCTAGCCGTAATAAATGGACTGGACTAGAAACAACTAGactatcaataaattttaaaacaaaaaccatAACAAAGAAAACTATCAGTTCCTACATTTAGTCCCTAGTTGGCAACTATTTTGGTCATGCTTTGGATTTGAGTAAACCCGGGCTTTTTAAAATGCTTTGTCATAGCCTTTGTTGGAACAAGGACATTATAATAATGAAACCATACACATGAATCAATtaacacaaaattatttaatttaactaaagattaatttcaagtttaaattgtCAGCATACAGTAATTAGAAAAATTGTCacctataataattttatatatttgaacattatttttaatgaaaaatacaagtagtgtataaaaaaaaatcaatcaacgGATGGCTGACTTCATGATTTAGTGTTAACTTTCAAAACCATCAGAATACAAAATTAGTGCTAACTATAGTGGATGGGTACCAAAAAAGTCAAAAGAAGCGGACAAATGACAACTCTCTAGTTATATACCAGCACATTAGCACGCACCAATAATGTGGTCTATTCTAAGGAAAACTTATCAACGGAACCAATTCGTAcgaagaaaacagtaatgttaCAAAAAGTGAACATTGGTCTATTCTAAGGCCAACAACCAtacaaaatgaaatcaaattgCTTATGCTAAATGAATCGCTGTTGATTGTAATTGCAAGGATGGACTTAAAGTGACCACAAATATATTCCAAAACACTCTCACTTGAAGGATTGAATAATCTCACTCACTCCTTGAGCACCATAGCACAACATGCATGTCGCATAAAGGGCTAGTGAGATAGGACTACACTAtttctctctcaaaattttaatttggttttccTCAAAACATGTTCTGATATGCTTCAACCATATCTTGAAATGAGATCATTACTTTCGTAGGATTAACAGTCATTCATAATGAACGGGGTTGATGGCAAGGCATGTTACCCAccaatatttagttttaatttttttgcaaaaagtGGATCCCCTACTGGTGACATGACCCTGAAATGAGCACCAAAAGAAGTTGAACAAGGTGAAGAGAGCAACACATGACACCAATATCAATAATTTGAGAAGGCCACCAGACAGGGGCCACCCCCCTCAGAAGAACAATCACCCCACAATCCCTACATTATAAAGCCTTACATAAGGGGGCCTCCAATACTTGCATAATTGTGTGCTACACCTATGTTTACTTTGCAGTCCAAAATATAAACTATTGTCACCCCcgtaaatataacaaataagaaTCTTCATTTATTTGACAAAATTACTTTTGGTCAGTAGaagtgaaaataaaacattcatATAATTAGCTAGTAGTATCTTCCATGTTTCTTTTGCTCATGTAGGATCCAAGTGTTTATAGTGCTTTTTGTCCCCACAGTGATCACCACTTTACAATGTAATCACAAAAgttgaacataaaaaaaaattagtaggaGAGAGAGAATGTTCTTGCGTCCCTTCTCTTTGTGAGGATTCCTATTCTTTGGTATGTGTGGGATTATGCCCCAGTACAAGGATGTCATCCATGAACTGTggaaaaagtttttatttatcaagTACACAAGAAAAATATGAATGGAGGATAAAAGGAGAAcgtcaaaaatataaattaaaaccaCTCTTGCTTTTCCTTCAtggcttaaatattttttactataataTGTTTCTTTTGTGTGTGGGTCAAAAGTTTTTTCCTTGACAAACGTGAGTTTTTTTAGGATAGTTTTTTTAGGTAAGTCCTctttttttactgcaaaatcaattttaggCAAGTCTTAAGATAGTTAAAGCTTCACAAACGTGAGTTTTTAAATTACAAAGGGAAGACTGAGTTTCTGGATGAACTCAACACCATTGCTGGTTTGAGGCACAAGAATTTGGTTCAGCTTCAAGGTTGGTGCGTTGAGAAGGGGGAGTTGCTGCTTGTGTATGACTTCATGCCCAATGGAAGCTTGGACAAGATGCTTTACAAGGAACCTGAAAGGGGGAAGCTTTTGAGTTGGTCTCACAGGCAAAACATTGCACTAGGGTTGGCTTCTGTGCTGGTTTACCTTCACCAAGAGTGTGAGCAGAGAGTGATTCACAGGGATATTAAGGCTGGGAACATATTGCTGGATGGAAATTTCAACCCTAGGTTAGGGGATTTTGGACTGGCAAAGCTTATGGATCATGATAAGGGCCCTGTTTCCACTTTAACTGCTGGAACAATGGGGTACCTTGCACCTGAGTATCTTCAGTATGGAAAAGCCACTGATAAGACTGATGTTTTCAGCTATGGGGTGGTTGTGCTTGAGGTGGCTTGTGGGAGGAGGCCAATTGAAAGAGAAGGGTATAAGATGTTGAATCTGATTGATTGGGTTTGGGGCCTTCACTCTGAAGGAAAAGTGATTGAGGCAGCTGATAAAAGGTTGAATGGGGAGTTTGAGGAGGAGAAGATGAGGAAATTGTTGATTTTGGGGTTGAGTTGTGCTAATCCTGATAGTGCTGAGAGACCCTCCATGAGGAGAGTGCTGCAAATTCTAAACAATGAGGCTGCACCACTTGCTGTGCCAAAAGTGAAGCCAACACTCACCTTTTCTTCTGACCTACCTCTGCCTCTCACTATTGAGGACATTGTTTCAGAGGCGGATCAAGAGTCTATGTGCAAGATCAAAATTGACTGATCAACTCAActtattcttttcattctttaattGTTTTCAGGGATCATTTATAATGCTCTACTCTACTATTTTGTAGTCTCAAAAACTAACAAGTCATATCCTACATAGTGATAGTTCATTCACAGAGCTAATACACTGAATTTCATGTGGCTAAGCTAAGTATGTTCAAAGCGCAACAGACAaagcttgttttgttttgttttgatcatAGTTCTAATAAGTAAAACCGTGTTTTAGGTGCTCTCATTCTCATGGTGTTTGTACAGAATGAGGAAAGTAGAAAATTGACATAGATGTTTGTATATTACTACTACTACCAAGTAGGATTAGGCTGATCGGGTTTGTACAAAGGCTTTTGACTAGCAATAATTAGCAATCATGCTGTAATGTTTCATTTCAGAATTTTTAATCAGAGCCCTATTAATAATACGGGCCTTGGTCTCATTCTGTGTGCCAAACTTAATGGTATATTTTGGTTACTGCAGTTTGCTAGACAACTTAATTTTCAATACAAATAATATGGAATTGTTTTCTTCACTGAAACAAAAGTAAATCTTAATAGATACTCACGGAGAAGTAGGGGAAAGAGGCAATGAGCATGTTAAAGCCTTGCATACCATTGTAAATGTTACACTTTAAAAAACATTACATGTACATCATCCCAATAATGGATTGATGTAAGCATTACAAAAGAGGGGAGTTTGTACAATCTCACCAAAACCTGAAGTAGGGAGTTTAACTGTAATctactctatttttatttaattactcatttattcCATATATTTGCacaatctttatattttaatcattgCACGTATACTTTTTAACTTATTTCCTAGATATACATTTGGTCCGTTTTAGTCTCGGATAACAAgtactaaaagaaaaatgttatgtTGTGAAGGTAGCTAGAGcataattaatcttaatcatGCTGTAAGGAGGAGCACACATCTTAGCAAAGGATTGAAGCCCATCTCTGCATTGTTCGTAATCTTGTCTCTTCTCCTGGTAAGCTTTTCTGAAGCAActcatttgatttaaaatttgaaacagAGATGCATGGTTTATGACTTTTTTATGTTATCTCTACTAAATAGGTTGCCAACATCAACTTAAGCCATGCAAGAAAAGACCTGGGGGATTATTGGAAGAAAATGATGAATGACCAACCTATGCCGGAagcaattaaagaaaattgttcAAGTTCAACAAGTATCAGATGCAAGAACACGGATCATTTTATAAGGGACTTCAATATAAAGCCTAATGTCATATTATATCACACCCATGTTAACGTTGTGTCCAAGAAGCAGAAACAAAAGCAAAAGGCTTTTGACCACAAGTTTATACCAGTCTCAAGGAACGGAAAGTCATGGTAATTGAGCAAACCATCAAAAAGGGTTGAAGGCTAAAGATGTTAGAATTAGTaagaacaagaaaataaaattatgatattccTGACACAGAACGTTCAGATGATGAGGTCAACATGCTTCGTCAGGTATTCCCAGGTTTAATATATTCCTATCTTAATTATTCATGAAAATACTGTCCTTGTTTTTTACTGTTGTCATTGTATATTTGTTAGATTGGTGTTGATTGTCCAAGAACTGTTCCTGATGTTCCATTCTTCCAGCAGCAGCGAAGTTCAGAAATCATTGGAACGTATTCTTTATCCATGGTTAGATATTGTTCTTATCCATTTGTTGGCCAAATATAATTCTTAGTCACTTGTTCTtcgttatagttttttttttaagttgaaagaTGACTCTTAGCTTGGCTACGAAAGTCATGCAATGTGACTTCCTAAGTATTGGGTATGCACCAATATGTACCCAACAAATACGGTACTGGATCTGTATCCATTACAGATATGACAACCATTTGAGTACATACCAGTTTTATAAGGTGTGACGTATACTTGCTTTTTGGGCACTGTGCTAAATCTAGTCTGAAAAAAGTTGGGTATTAATGTGTTTCCAAGTTGCTACATCTCCTTTAGGTAAACTGGTAACTGTTTTATGATACTACATGATACTCAGGAGGGGCCTTGGGAGGGGCATGATCACACAACCCTTCTAGAAATCAGCAAGATGGTTGGTTACCTTCTGATGCATATTTACTATGCATTCAGGAGATGTTTGAAATAGTTGATCTAGTCTTACTATAtgcttttgctttcttcttagCAGCATTTTTGAGCCATgacttaggaaaaaaaaaaaaaaaggtgccaGAACCACAATAGACCATTGTGGTCTAGCTTTCCCATTTTATGTCCATTGCTCTCAGAGTGATTTGAACTATTAATTATGAACAGAAAGTGTGAAAAAATATAGGattgtagagagagagagagagcagagAGAAAAATAGGGAgaattgaaaactgaaaatgatttttgatGTTATTAAATCTCAATGGTAATACAGAGGTGACTAGTCTTTATACAAAACAAAATCCTAGTGCAGATCATCAGCAATTCAGTATAACTAATTGACAGCTCTCAATAACAGAATGACAGCTGGATGAGAATAAGCTCGGCTTAGAAGCTGCTGTATATACTGTGTATATAACAATTCTGCAGACATGAATTGTACTGGCTTCAGTCTTTATCCATGACAGAACTCTGCAACTCTTTAACCCTTGTCATTGACTTACAAATGCTtactaatttgttattttattttgtttcactaACACAATTCCCAATCTTTTACCAGGGCCATTCGACATCCTGCAAGTGGATATGTTCAGGGGATAAATGATCTTGTTACACcatttttggttgttttcttaTCAGAATATTTTGAAGGGGATATCAATAATTGGTCAATGTCTGATTTATCTTCAGATATAATCATCTCTAATATAGAGGCTGACTGCTACTGGTGCTAGTGAAAGTTGGACTATGTGTTTCGAGAACATTCCCTTAAAAAGCAAGGCGCCTGGTGACAAAAATTTCAAGTCAATGCAGTGAGctttcattattaattagaaaaagggGCCGCAATGCACACCCCAAGCATTCTATATGTTTAAGGATGAGTTTGTGTTATTcagtatttcatatttttttatttatatttttctttttctaattataCATTTGTTAGAAATTTCTCACTAGATAACCTTTTGTATAACAATTGTTTATCGTGGTTTTTTGCAATCCTATTCTGATTTGATGGGCAGTTTAGGACTCAAATAAGATTCTCAAGTAGATTGCTCTAATTGGTGATTTATAGTGTCTTCAAAGACTGGCAATTGTTAAATGACAACAACAGTTGCTTCTATGAGTGTTTGTCAAGCCTTATGGATAGATAAATTACTGCAGGAAATGAAAGTGAAGGAATCAGGAGCTGTAAATTGCTTGTTGTTGATAACAAGCTAGTCAACAATCACTGGCCAAGCATCCAAGCTAGTGAAGGAATCAGTTATATCATATTTGAAGTACTAAATAGTTTAAATTTGCTTCCTATGTGAAGTTAAAGAAGATGAAGTTGAGGATGAAATTAAAATTGCCGAGTCATTGCAATTTAACTTCAACACAATACAAGTTGCTACAGAAGACTTCTCTGATTCTAATAAACTTGGACAAGGTGGATTTGGAGTTGTTTACAGGGTAAGTAACTCTGTCCAATTTAGATacacatcatcaaaattcaaaatatgctATACCACCAGTTAGCAAAATATTTGCCATAGCTGACCGAGATCCATTTTCAGGGTAGGCTCTCTAATGGGCAGATGATTGCAGTTAAAAAGTTGTCAAGAGATTCTTGCCAAGGAGATACCAAATTTAAGAATGAGGTGCTTTTAGTGGCCAAGCTTCAGCTCCGAAATTTAGTTAGGCTACTTGGTTTCTGCTTGGAAGGAAATGAAAGGCTACTTGTCTATGAATATGTTCCTAATAAAAGCCTTGATTATTTCACATTTGGTACGTCTGAATGACTGCATAGTTAGACTGCTTCTCTATATTTCACTTGTGGTTCAAGACAAAGCCTAACTATTCACACAAAATTAAAACTGATGGATGTATATGCAGATCCAAACATGAAAGCACAATTGGATTGGGAAAGTCGTTACAATATCTTCAGTTGTGGTGTACTAGTTCTTGAGATTTTAAGCGGCCAAAAAGACAGTGGCATTCATCATGGGGAGAATGTTGAGGATCTACTAAGTTTCGTAAGTCTTCCTTTTGTCACTAACTATTTTTTCTACTTTGTCAATTAAAAGTATGGATTAGACTATTACAAGCTCCAGAAAAATAACGTAAAAGTGGAATCCATGACCTAATAACAATGTTTTGCAGGCATGGAGAAGTTGGAACGAGCAGACAGCTATAAATATTGTAGATCCATCATTAAACAACAATTCACGAAATGAAATGATGAGATGTATTCATATTGGTTTACTTTGTGTTCAAGAAAATTTAGTGGACAGACCAACCACGGCTACCATTATGCTCATGAATGCTAACAATGTAACCCCAACCAAGGACAACACACAGTTGCTAAGAATTTAACtacaaaaaaccaaaaagattgTTGAGACACATGATCAAACAAACTGTGAAATTAGTCATACCTTAACAAAAGCACTACGAACAATGTTAAGCGAAGGAAGCTCACGATGTGATCCCTCTGCAATTACAGCACTAGATAAGACAAAAAGCACGGCACTATAAACACAATAAAACAAGCAAAAATGCTCTCAACCCCTGCTGCAGCAGcgtgcaaatcaaatcaattagcATAACCTAtgattatacttttaaaaattgaaatcatttttaaaaaaaaaaattaaaaactacctGAAGTTGAGTCAGATAGTTGAGCCTGAGGTggaggtttttgaagtttatgaAATTGGCCAACCACGTTATCTGCCTGATTTCCAAAGTTTAAAAACTAAGTATTTTTGTTGGTTAAAATTGTAAAAGGGGTATTTTACTAGAAGCTGATATCGGAAAGATGTAGGACCTTTGTGAGTGGTAACGGAAGTTACATGGGCGGCATGGACGGGAGCTCAGGCACAAACGGACGAGGAGCGCGGAGCACGGCAAACGGCAGAGGAGAGAAGCTGCTGCTAGGGCAAGCGCGTCGTCAATGGGAGATGTCGAAGTGATCGAATCCAAAAGACACACTCACGTGTGTGGCACGTGCAGGAACTCTCTTTGTACAAAGGCGGTTATTGGGCCATGACCGTCTTAAGGCTTGGTCTTTGTTTATTCCTTGCTGTTATAAACCTCACGTGGCAGAGGCAATTGCATTCAGATGgacttggaagggattgcaagaGACTTGTTGATGGTTGGAACGACTTTTTAGGTGTTCTCCAACACTCTGCTCTGTTGATAAATTATAGAAATCTGCATTctttcaattttgtaaatagaTTGCCAAATAAGGCTGCTGATAATTTAGCCAAAttagcttctttttttgttaaagaGAGATATTGGGTTGAGGAAATCCCCCCTCCCCCCAACTGCTTAGTATTAGTTAGGCCTATTGACCCTTCTTCTTAATAAAGCACtgtcattattaaaaatataataaaatctaattcatttacatttaaattcAATCTAATCCATTcacttagaaaaataataacttgGATTGCTGAAATGATTTAACTGATAGTTGTAGTGTGGTGTGGttgaatttcattctttttatccaattactaatatatatttttactagaTTGTGTTGTTTaaatttcttgttatttttgctaacaaataagtaaaattatcataatttaatatcATCGTAATTTGAGCAAAAACACTAGTACctagtttaattatttgttttatgaattGTTAATCATTGCAAGTTAACTATCATGAGACCTACATATCGCATTTAgagttgtaaataaaaaatttattgactttttgaaaaaaaatcaaatt
Protein-coding sequences here:
- the LOC112997654 gene encoding probable L-type lectin-domain containing receptor kinase S.7 — its product is MAAPILLVIADGGTAIPPLPLAGSIEKTGKTEFLDELNTIAGLRHKNLVQLQGWCVEKGELLLVYDFMPNGSLDKMLYKEPERGKLLSWSHRQNIALGLASVLVYLHQECEQRVIHRDIKAGNILLDGNFNPRLGDFGLAKLMDHDKGPVSTLTAGTMGYLAPEYLQYGKATDKTDVFSYGVVVLEVACGRRPIEREGYKMLNLIDWVWGLHSEGKVIEAADKRLNGEFEEEKMRKLLILGLSCANPDSAERPSMRRVLQILNNEAAPLAVPKVKPTLTFSSDLPLPLTIEDIVSEADQESMCKIKID
- the LOC102665123 gene encoding TBC1 domain family member 22B yields the protein MMRSTCFVRLVLIVQELFLMFHSSSSSEVQKSLERILYPWAIRHPASGYVQGINDLVTPFLVVFLSEYFEGDINNWSMSDLSSDIIISNIEADCYWC
- the LOC102664987 gene encoding cysteine-rich receptor-like protein kinase 10; translated protein: MCFENIPLKSKAPVKEDEVEDEIKIAESLQFNFNTIQVATEDFSDSNKLGQGGFGVVYRGRLSNGQMIAVKKLSRDSCQGDTKFKNEVLLVAKLQLRNLVRLLGFCLEGNERLLVYEYVPNKSLDYFTFDPNMKAQLDWESRYNIFSCGVLVLEILSGQKDSGIHHGENVEDLLSFAWRSWNEQTAINIVDPSLNNNSRNEMMRCIHIGLLCVQENLVDRPTTATIMLMNANNVTPTKDNTQLLRI